One Dama dama isolate Ldn47 chromosome 24, ASM3311817v1, whole genome shotgun sequence genomic window, CTTCTCCCTTGCCAGGAATTCATACACATCCTTCCTCCATCCCTAGCCCTCTAAAAGccctcctctgtcttcctccaAAAAGATGATGGCATGCCTTTGGATCCAGGGATAAAGACAGGATCAGGAAGTTTCTCCGGGAGAGCTGAATCTCTATTGGTAATGGGTAGGGGATCCATCTTTGGGTCAGGTCATAGGAATGGGAAAGAGAGATTATGGAATATTTATTGCTGTATCCCAAGTGTTGTTGGATGGCAGGGATACTGAATGATAACTGTCGATGGGGTGTGGTGATGGGCCAGCAATTCGGTGGTAAAAGGATTTACTGAGTCAGAAGTGAGGGTACCAAGTGAGATTTATTAAGTACACTGCAAGGGAGCAGCCGGAGAGACCCAGAAGTGTCTGCCTCCGGTGGGGGAGAGAAACTGGGCTTCTTTTATGGTCCATTCTGGTCACCCTTGGGTTAATGTTCCACCCGTATGGTGGTTAGGGCTGGGTGTGTCATTGCTCAATCTTCCTGGACCACTAACTGCTCATGACTGCTGGTGATTTTTCCTTGGGGGAGGGTATGACTGTCTTATCTTGAAATGACTTTCTGAGCCTAAGATGACTGTTTTATTGTTAAGTTCCACAATAACCTCTGGACTGAGAAGGAAGTTTGAGACCCAAAAAATGAAGCAGGCAACTCCGTAGAGAGCAATTATGAAATATGTTGTGGGTAACTTGCCTACAGGAAGGATCAGGCAGGCGACCACCAGAGGCATTAGCAGCAATACTCAGCGTTGCTGAAAGAGGTAAGGAGGGTTCACACTGAATTGGTTGATTGAACCCAGGACGCTTTgtcttaaaaggtgtaaatactAAAGAAAAGGTGCAAACACAAACCTTACCATCAACTGGAACATCTCTTGAGCCGTGCGCTGCACTTCACTAAGGGAGTGGTGAGAGCGCTCTCTGCAGGCTGTTCAGCCCCTTCTGGTAGGGTTACTACTTGTTTCAGACAGACCAGACAACTCCCACAGAATTCACACTCTTAGGTTTGGGAGCAAGACTCCCCTAGAGCTCTATATAAGCCAGTGGATCCAGAAGGTGGGACTATCACCCCTAATCCTGGAAAGCAGAGAACTGAACCAAAAAGAATTATTCTCGAGCCTTAAGATCTCATTTAACTAAGTTTTGAATTTGCTCAGGACCAAGCACACTTTTTCCCTTCGGATTTCTCCTCTTTGGAATTAAAATGTGAGATAATATACATTGGTCTCTGCCCCTAGTTCCTAGCACAGAGCCCCTTAAATGCTTGTAATTTTCTAAGTGGTAAGAGCACCAGGAGCACcttttgttctaatatttggCCTTTGACTCTGGTTCCTGACTCAGGGTTCCTGAAATCTTTGTAACTTACTGATAGGAAcattgctttacttttttttttttttttttggtcgcactgtgtggcttgtgggatcttagttccccaaccgagGATTGAAcctgacccatgcctcctgcactgggagcacagtcttaaccactggaccaccaaggaagtctcatcTTTCATTCTAATAAAGCAACTCTGCATAGCTTCCTGGATGAGGGCTGGTCACAGGAAAGACAAAACCATGATTCAATCTTGACATTTtcagctccccctgcccccacccagttCTCTTAATAAAGGAGATGCCTGCatgatgaagcctccataaaaaacCAATAATACTAGGTTCAGAGAGCTCCTCAGAGGGCGACACATCCTAACTCCAGAGACAGCAGCTCTTGTGCTCAGGACCCTCTCAGATCTTACTCTATGTATCCATCCTCATACCCTTTtataaaaaaaacagtaaatataaGTGAACTGTTTACCTGAGTTCTGTGAACCACTCtagcaaattaaacccaaaagGGGGTTGTTGGAACCTCTGATCTACAGCTAGTTGGTCAATAGAGCAGGTGATAACCTGGGCTTGGAAACAGTGTCTAAagttggtatgtgtgtgtatcttgtGAGACCAATCCCTTAACCTGTGCAGTTTGACACTGTCTCCACAGTGTCAGAACTGGGGTAAATTgtgggacacccagctggtgttgcACAGAATTAGTGTGGGGGAAATTACCCACATTTGGTGACCCCAAATGTCAGAAGGGAAATGTTCTGTGTAAATAGTAAGGAAGACACAGAAGGGAAACACAGGAGGGAAGGACTGTGGGTTTTTATCGACATCCAGTGTCTACCCTATGAACACCCAGAATTGTACTTGGGAAGCATATAACCTGTCTGGTTTTACAGGTTCACAGCTGAAGAGGAATTGCCTCAGCTTGAATTTGACCCATATCTGACTTAGATAATGTTTAGATGAGGCTTTGGACTTCAGACCTTAAAGCTAATGCTGAATTAAAACTTTGGGGCTGCTCAGGatggaattaatttattttgcagatgaaaaggACCTGAATTTTGGGAAGCCAGAGGCAGAATGTATGGACTGAATGTCTGTGTTTTTGAAATTCATGTGTCAAAGCCCTAATCCACCTAAGGGTGATTCTATGTAGAGTTGGGCTTTGGGGAAGCAACTCGAATAGTTTATGTGGGTAGAGCACTCATGATGGAGTTAATGTTCTTATTAGAAGAGGAAAGGACTtcactgatggtccagtggctaagactctacgctcccaatgcagagggcccagcttccatcctgggtcagggaactatatctcacatgctgcaactaaagatcctgcacacTACAAAGATCAAAGACCCcatatactgcaactaagacccacaaaagccaaataaataaaaacaaatactgaaaaggaaaaaaaaagaagaggaggaagagacagcTGCTCTCCTTCTCTGCAATATGAGGATATAGCAAGAAAGCAGCTGGCTGCAGCCAGGACTCAAAAGGATTTGTACCAGAACCCGACCATGCTGGcaacttgatcttggatttcccagcctctgaggaataaatgtttgttaagccACCACTCTATGGCATTGTATTAAGTAATTCCAACTAAGGCAGCTGCTAAAGGTATGTCCCTCCCAATACCCTTCCTCCCAAAAAGGGATCAGGCCGTTATCTTTACTCTTCAAAGAATATCTCCCTTATTATGACAACTCTTCCAGgtaataaaagagaaacaaaagtccCAAATTAATTTTGCTAAGCAAATTGAATCTAGTTCTGTACTTCAAAAATAAGATACAATCACCAGGAGAAAACAGATTTTATTCCAGGAACACAAGACAATTTTAATTACTTGGAAACCCGCCAACAAAATCGATACAAAAAGAGTAAAGGATAAGACCTATGAAATTTTACCAacagatttttaaagttcttgatAGAACTTAGCATCCATTCCTAACAACTTAAGTATGATAACTTCCTACAGTATGTGTACTCTACATGTCAAGTACTGTTTCAAGTAACACTTATAAATGAATTTTATCCTCAAGGCCCTATGAGGTAGCTCCATTTGACACATGGAAGACAAAAGGAAGAGCATTCATGATGGAGTTTATGTTCTTAgtagaagggacttccctggtggtccagtggcttgcCCAAGATTACAGACCTAAGGAAAGTGATGGAGGCAGGATTTCAACCTAGGTTTCCAGGCAAAAAATCTGTGCTCTTTACCACTATAACATATTGCTGCATCTAAAAATAGGAATAGAACAAAACTTCCTTAACACAGTATTTATCAGAAACAATGAGGGTGAACCACATATACAACTGTGACATGCTGAAAAAcgtttctgaaaattaggaacaagaTATGGAATATGCCTTTTATTCActgttcaacttttttttttaaatattcacgcTGATTGACATGAGTGGCATACAGATTAGAAATTAAGAGAACGCTAATCGTTACTGTTTTATTGTATACCTAGAAAAGCTAGGAAatgaaactaggaaaaaaaaattcttcaaaccaAAATTAATTAAACGAGGTAACTGGATCCAggtaaaaaaatttcttttaatcagttaacttttaaaatactagCAATAGCCAATAGAAATTGAGATGTAGCTTTCAAATGTAGCTCCTTTTCCTCCAACCAAGAGCCTGAGTGCTTTCCTAGGAAATGAGGACATTCATTTCTATTGAGAACCTACTGGTGCTGCTGGTGATCAGCTCACAGAGTTATAAGCAGTGCTGGATCTGTCCCCCCAGAGACTCAGTGTGGTAGGGTATGAGCAGAACCAGAAGAtaataaattaaaacattcaaCAGACAAGAGTTTCTACTTAAGATATGACCAGCCACATTCAAATTAGAGTTGAGGGCTGGACCCGTGTGTTCATATGGGGTCTCCCTGGAACCTGGGAGTTTCCAAagtaaaacacttaaaaaaaaatatagttcTGGATCTTAAAGGTTCAAGGGACACAGACTGGCAAACAGGAAGAAAAGCTTTTCTTCATAGAGAACACAAGTGTTGAGGGTCTAGATTAAAGCAAGCTTTAAAAGGGCCACACTCAAGAGGTAGGAAGAATGAATCAGTCTTAGAGGATGGCTTTATATAAACAGTAAAATGGAGGAGGTGGAATAGAATAAGGAAATATCTCTATCCTTGAGAATGTGATCGTGGCATGCATAACTGAGTTAGATGTTAATTATTTTAAGAAGtgaaagggaattccctggcggtccagtggttcaaGCAGTCCAGGACTTCATGCCTTCATTTctgagggcacaggttcgatccctggttggggaaccaagatcccacaagctgcctgatatggccataaaaagaaaaaggaaacctaTAAGCACATGAAACATGTAGTCCTTATTTCcccaagaggaggaggaggaggattgcACTCTAGGAGAGTGCAATTGCACAGATCACTTGCACAGAAGGAGGATTGTAACTCTAACTCTCCCACCTTTGTGACCAGCAGCGAGCACTCGGAGATggtccatatttttttttctaattttttttctttatggtagCCATGCTgtctggcatgtggaatcttcattcccaaaccaggaatcaaaactCATGCTCCCCATCAAAACTCATGCTCCAGagcattaaccactggaccaccagggaagtcctgggatggTACACACGGAACAGGTGGTTCCAAGTAGAGATCAGGATGAACATACTTAAATAGAAACCTTAACCTAAAGTTTCTTGCTGTCTTAGAGAATCATGTCTTAAGAaacagactgagccagacctgagtgcttctctccagtgtgagttcGCTGGTGGTGATTGAAAGTAGAACGCTGACTAAAGGCTTTCCCACACTCgatacattcatagggtttctctccagtatgaactctttGGTGCACGGTGAGTTGTGAGCTATCACGAAAGGCTTTCTCACAAACTTGGCATTTATAGGGCTTCTCCCCAGTATGGGTTCTCTGATGTACCATAAGGCTAGAATTATGAGTGAAGACCtttccacattcattacattcataAGGTTTCTCACCAGTGTGAATTCGCTGATGAATAATGAGGTACGAGTTTTgattgaaggattttccacaatCATTGCATTTATAGGGCTTTTCATCAGTGTGAAGTCGCTGATGTCGAGTGAGACATTTACTCAGACTGAATGCCTTACCACACACATTACATTCAAAAGGtttttctccagtatgaattcgctcATGGTCGGCAAGTTGAGAGATCTGATTGAAGGCTTTCACACATTTGCTACACTTATATGGTTTTTTCCCAGTGTGGAGACTCTGATGTCGAGTAAGACATTTACTCCTACTGAAGGCCTTGCCACATTCGTTACACTCATAAGGCTTCTCCCCAGTGTGGATTCTCTGATGGTCAATAAGATTTCTGTTAGAACAGAAAGCTTTCCCACACTCATCACACTTGTAAGGTTTCTTACCAGTGTGAAGTACCTGATGGCGGATAAGGCTTTTACTCCGACTAAAGAGTGCTCCACACTCATTGCATCCATATGGTTTCTCCCCAGTATGAGTTCTCTGGTGGTCAAAGAGTTTGGAACTTTCATTGAAAGCTTTTCCACATTCAttgcatttatatggtttctcccCAGTATGAAGTCTCTGGTGTTGAATGAGATGGGAGCTGTGGCGATAGGTCTTTCCACAATCACTGCATTCATAAGGTTTTTCCCCTGTATGGATTCTGAGGTGGACAATGAGCTGAGAGGTCTGCctaaaggccttgccacactcAGTACActcatatggtttctctccagtgtggattCTCTGATGCCCAATGAGGTGTGAACTCCAATTAAAAACTTTGCCACATTCATCACATCGATATAATTTCTGTCCCTTCAGAACTCCCTGATGTTCTGAGAGACTGGAGGACAGATCTAGATGTCCCTCAAGTTCCTTATACTCATCAAATCTATCCtttgtagatttctttttatCCTCCTGTGTTATCTCTAAGAAATCACTTTCCAGTCTGGTTCCTTCTTCATTTGAGGGTTGAACTTTTAGCTTCTCTAAAGCTTCTTCACAGGCAGCCCCAGCTTCTGGTCCTCCAAGAATCAGTCCACAAAGTATGCCTGAGGTCCTGTCAGCTGATTTTGACTCTTCAGAAATGTCCTGCTTCCGAGACAACTGTGAACTTGCCATCCTGTTTTCACCTGCTgccaaaagacagaagaaaataacTGTCACTCACTTCTTGTCCTATTGAGGAAATGAACTGTCAGGAGTCTatgtagcttaaaaaaaaaaaaattcactttgagGGTAAGGCATAAGGAGACATATTGAGAACAGGAGGGAAAAAGCAGAGCTATCAGGACAGAAGGATGTGGAGCCAGCATAGCCAGGTGAGCAGGCCAATTGAAAGGCAAGAGACCAGATTGTAAAGCACAGTGTGATCTCCCAGAAGTCACTTAGATGTGGCGTCTCCTTAGTAAAATGATGAACTCTCGGGTCCACTCCAACCATGACACTGTATGGCTCCACAGTTCACAGCAAAGATGTCGAGGAGAGTGATGGCAAATACtttaaatatgagaaacatgtaGGCAAACATGAGAGTTGAAGGAAAATGTGTATTACGAGGGCATGATCAAGAAAAAGTGCACAAAAAGGAGTGATTCTGGTATGAAAGAATAGTAACAATATTTGGAGAAGCCATGGGTTCAAAAAGGCTGGGAAAAAGTACTGAAGGAGAGAGTAGAGCTCTAAAATTGGGGACATCCTAGTCTCTGGAGCACTGGACTAGGACGTGCCAGTAAGCACTCCTCTGAAAATTAACAAAGGCAATAAtttgaaatacaaatcaaagtaCATGTCTTGTAGCTTGATAACCTGGAATCATAATGAGACTGAACAGCTGAGTATTTGCTTTTGAATTCTGGAATTTAATAAAGAAACTGGGAAAGGCAGAGCATCCATGGTCATAGGTAAACACAAAAATATTGGTTCCTTTCAATCACATCTTAAGCGGCCACAAGCTATCATACCATCTCAGCATATTGAAAATGAAAGGTATCTGGTCCTTTAATTCTAAGCCCACCTTCTCCGGAGTAGGCTACTGTCCTAGACCAGTTAACCCCAGAACCTCCTCTGACAACAGCCCCTTTCAGGAAGCAGCCCTGCCCGAGTCTTTCTGAAGGGGAAGCTGAGAAAACCATGTTTTGTGCAAAGCAACCCAGATCATCCCGGGATGGACGAGGACCAGGACTAGGTGACTGGACCAGGGCCAAGCACCAGACCCAAGTGCAGCTTATAGAGTAGTCATCAGCTATGGGTGACCTGGAATGAAGTTCTGCCCAAAGAAATATGATATTTAATGGCTGAACCACCAATGGAGTCCCTTTCTACATAAATTCTGAACTGAGAGTAGGACAAAATGAAGGAAATTACAAGTAGTAGCTCAAGCTGAAATGATGCATGGAGAGAAGAAATCCATCAGGAACCAGAGCAAACAGAACATATGAGGAAATAGGAAGTCTAATTAAGAAAGCTTGGAGGGGGACAAAAGATTCAGAGTAAAGAGAATGGCCATCAGTGGgaacagaaaaacagagacataggACACAGCTGTCTTACAACACTGCCGTAAAAATCCTTTCACTTCTGctgctgggttggaaagatctcttggagcagggaaaggctacccactccagtattctggcctagagaaatccatggactgtatagtccatgaggtcacaaagagttggacacgactgagtgactttcactgtcacttttctgCTGCTGAGGCTCCCAGGTCCCCACAAAGCTTTGTTTCCCAAAGCCTGGTCTAGCTGGTGAGTCTGGGCAGGGCTTCCAAACCTTCAGTCTTATTCCAAGTAACTTAGCTCATGACTCAGAGTAACTGAATGGCTCTCTATTCCTTCCAACTACAAACTCTTAACTAAACCAGCTCACTTCAATTAATAAGGAAGTACAGAGAGTGTTAATAACCATCAAAGTGAGTGATGATGTAGAGAGATTCATTATACTATTCTTTCCATTCTcgttatattttcataattaaaagaataagaacatagcaaagaaaatgtaaagaagGCAGACTCTAAGTTACTAGGGAGCAGAGTCATTACCCAATGGGGCCAGGCTGCAGCAGTTTTCCAGCATGATGTTCCAGTACAGTGCTCTCTGGCTGAGTGCTGTACCTTTCCACTTCTTCAGAGTATAGTTCACAGACAGAAGCTCCAACTCTGCAGCCTCCTGTAATGACAAGCTTCTATTGCTCAGGGACATTCGCAGCCTGAGGGGCAGAGTCAACAGCGTACCAAGACAGGGTTGAGACCCTGGTGGCCaaaggggtggggggacagaAAGAAGCTGGGAGGACACATTAATAAAAGGACAAGTTCAAGGTAAGATGACAGTCCATGAACTCAATGGGTGGGACCAAGTCCAGGGGAGGCAGTTGGGAAGAGAAGTCACAGGTGCAGACTCTGAATGGGCCAGAGCCCTGGAGATGAGGTCATGCTATTCCTGGGCCACAGACTTGGAACCCAGGAAGCTCACCTGGGGCCTGACCATCTGGAGAATTCACTGGAAACTCAAGGATTTCagcacaatgaagaaaaaaaaaccttgaaaaagaaaattaagttgaAGAACTCACACTTcacaatttcaaaacttatttgACAAAACAGCACTGATCAGGACTGTGTGATACACACTTAGATCAGTGAAATGGGTAAGAGTCCAGAAGTAAACATCtacagttaacttttttttttctggctgcactgcgtagcatgtgggatcttagttccccaacagggattgaccctgtgtcctctgcattggaaggacagagtcttaaccactagaccactagggaagtctcctaAGGTcaacttactttttaaatatattttaaatttatgtatgtattttatttggctgcactgggtcttagttgcagcatgtaggatccagTTCCttgcctagggatcaaacccgggccccctgtattggggaCATGGAGCCccagacactggaccaccagcaaaatCCCCATCAACTTATTTTTTATGGAAGTCCCAAGACCACTCAAAGGGGAAAGAAGacacttttcaacaaatggtgctgggacaactggatatacacatacaaaaaaatgaGGTTACACCTCTACCACAGTccatatatgaaaattatatgaaaaaaaaaatatatatatatatataaaagaaaattatatggaCAGTAGGCTTTGGCACCTGTTGCAAATTGGCCCCACTAATTTGTGTACCAAATCATACATGATAGCTAGCTTCCCCTGAGAGCATGGAACCCTCCAACTCCCATCACTTTtaagcaaagttttaaaaaatcactatccTCATCCATGATTAAAACAGAGACCATCATCTACATTTGCTACAAACAAATACCTCGTCCATGTCTCCTGGACTCAGTGAGCACTGGGAGGACTGACAAGACATGACTGCCAACTGAAATGGGAAGAAGGCTCACACCAGAATGCTTGTCACCACCCAGATAAAAGAAACTGCAGTGCTGTTACAGGGTCACGGACAGTCAAATGAAGAACTACTTTAGGATCGCGCATGATGAGTAAGCTGAAGTTTGGGCAGAGAAATGAAGCTTTGCTGTGAAAGAAAAAGGCAGGGCCTTTGCCAGATAAATTTGCAGAACAGACTGGGGAAGAGAAAGATGCTCAGGTGAAGAGAAATCCAGGAGTAAGACTCAAGAGGATGagctggagaccagagagaagtaTTTTGAAGAAACGTACCCAGGAGGAAATATAAAGCACTGACATATCTTAGTGAAATAAGCGCCAAACGTAAGCCTCCAAGCTGACCTGTTGTGTAGCAGTTGCTGCATAAATGTCCAAAGAGGTCGGTGAGGTATTTGTAAAGAAATGATGCGAAGGACCAGCAGAAAAATGACAGCAACTGCCCATGAATACGGCAAAATACAGTCCTTTGAGCCCAGCCTCTGCAATCATGAACATGGATAATGACCGCTAATGACCGTTTCTGCCATGAGAGGACAAAGCAAGAAggccatctatgaaccaggaagcaggttCTCACCGGACACctaatctgccagcaccttgacaGTGGACTTTCCAGTctctagaactatgagaaataaatttctgttgttcataaGGCATCCAGTCTATGGCattctgttacagcagcccaacCAGATTAAGACTTTGAGAAAGAGCtttctttaaatttctatttatcaAAGTCCCAGACTTAAGCCTGGCCTGGCTAACACATCTCTTTATGAACCAATCACTGTGACGAGGTGATAAAATGCTCTGATGGGTCACATCTGAGTCACTATCTGCCACTGGAATATCCTGGAAGGGGAATTGAATGCATCAAAACCTCAGGAGCACATGGACTGAGAGTGGGGACAGTAGTTCTCCCCAAGTTGAGATGATATAATCAACAGAAAGGGGCCTGTGTGccagacagaagaaagaaaacagacattGCTACCAAACCAACTTGGGTCCACTTGCTCTGATGCAGTAAAGCCAATGTACTGacactgggttgtggtgaaggaaagagtAACATTAGAAAAAAAAGCTAATGACCTCCTGGGCCTTTCAAAGTCTGAATGAAAGCCTCACAGCACAGTAAACAAAGATGGAGGCCAGTGAGCTGAAACTGCTCCATTAAATTCAGGTATCCTAATGCCTCTGGGTTCCTTCCAGGTCCCAACCAGCTTTTGAGGACAGAAGAAAACATCAACTTATTAAGATGACACCATAAATGTGAGCCCCCAGGCTGGGGAGCAACCTGAGATAGATCAGGCCTCTTCTCCCCAGCTTCATCCCTTCACTCAGCTTCATTCCCAAATGAAAATGGCCTGGAAAAGAACCAAGGAAACCCCTGGGCAGTTTTCaggaatattttcttctttctgtcatTTTGCTTTAATACAAAGTAATTCTGACTTCCTTTTAAAAGCCTCTTAAATAAGTAGTCTCTTATTCTTGTTTTTCCTGCTCGTGAGAGggtgtgtgctgtgtttagtcgctcagttgtgtccaactctttgcgatcccatggactgcagcctgccaggttcctctgtccctgggcgttctccaggcaagaacagtggagtgggttgccattcctttctccaggggctcttcccaacccaaggatcaaactcaggtctcctgcattgtaggcagattctttaccaactgagccaccagggaagcccccagtgagAGGGTACATAAGGTTTATTGTATACACTGATAATATGCAAACTAGTTTCTAAGACAATTAGAAACTAAAGCAagactgcttctgctgctgctgctgctaagtcacgtcagtcgtgtccaactctgtgtgatcccatagacagcagcccaacaggctcctctgtccctgggattctccagggaagaatactggagtgggttgccatttccttctccaatgcatgaaaatgaaaaatgaaagtgaagtcactcagtcatgtctgactcttagcgaccccatggactgcagcccaccaggctcctctgtccatgtgattctccaggcaagagtactggagtgggttgccgttgcctacTCCAAAGACTGCTTCTAGTACACatttaaatgttataaatttatttataccaATTTAGAAATGAACTCAATCTAGTGCCCAAAATTTGATTTCTCAATACCACTTCTACAAAAAACGAAACCAAGAATCCTTGCAGAAATGATTGATTCCAAGGCTGGGGAGGTGAAAACATAAGACGAGTATCTTGCGGTGCctgaaaatcagagaaagacacaaAAAAGGATGGGAACATGTAAGGGGAAACAGGAGCCAACCT contains:
- the LOC133045682 gene encoding zinc finger protein with KRAB and SCAN domains 7-like isoform X2, which codes for MASSQLSRKQDISEESKSADRTSGILCGLILGGPEAGAACEEALEKLKVQPSNEEGTRLESDFLEITQEDKKKSTKDRFDEYKELEGHLDLSSSLSEHQGVLKGQKLYRCDECGKVFNWSSHLIGHQRIHTGEKPYECTECGKAFRQTSQLIVHLRIHTGEKPYECSDCGKTYRHSSHLIQHQRLHTGEKPYKCNECGKAFNESSKLFDHQRTHTGEKPYGCNECGALFSRSKSLIRHQVLHTGKKPYKCDECGKAFCSNRNLIDHQRIHTGEKPYECNECGKAFSRSKCLTRHQSLHTGKKPYKCSKCVKAFNQISQLADHERIHTGEKPFECNVCGKAFSLSKCLTRHQRLHTDEKPYKCNDCGKSFNQNSYLIIHQRIHTGEKPYECNECGKVFTHNSSLMVHQRTHTGEKPYKCQVCEKAFRDSSQLTVHQRVHTGEKPYECIECGKAFSQRSTFNHHQRTHTGEKHSGLAQSVS
- the LOC133045682 gene encoding zinc finger protein with KRAB and SCAN domains 7-like isoform X1; this encodes MVRPQEAAELELLSVNYTLKKWKGTALSQRALYWNIMLENCCSLAPLAGENRMASSQLSRKQDISEESKSADRTSGILCGLILGGPEAGAACEEALEKLKVQPSNEEGTRLESDFLEITQEDKKKSTKDRFDEYKELEGHLDLSSSLSEHQGVLKGQKLYRCDECGKVFNWSSHLIGHQRIHTGEKPYECTECGKAFRQTSQLIVHLRIHTGEKPYECSDCGKTYRHSSHLIQHQRLHTGEKPYKCNECGKAFNESSKLFDHQRTHTGEKPYGCNECGALFSRSKSLIRHQVLHTGKKPYKCDECGKAFCSNRNLIDHQRIHTGEKPYECNECGKAFSRSKCLTRHQSLHTGKKPYKCSKCVKAFNQISQLADHERIHTGEKPFECNVCGKAFSLSKCLTRHQRLHTDEKPYKCNDCGKSFNQNSYLIIHQRIHTGEKPYECNECGKVFTHNSSLMVHQRTHTGEKPYKCQVCEKAFRDSSQLTVHQRVHTGEKPYECIECGKAFSQRSTFNHHQRTHTGEKHSGLAQSVS